The sequence below is a genomic window from Streptomyces sp. V1I1.
CGCCACTCCGGGCGCGACCGGATAGCGCTTGGCCGTGGCCTCGTCGAAACTCTCGGACTGCACTTCTTCAACAGCCATGAAACTCTCCCCCGTTGATGTGGCTTGATCCGTACGGTCTCTTCCGTACGCCGCGCAGGCTAGCAACCCACACCTGCATCACACGCATCATCGACTAGGCTCCGTGCGTCGCGCTTGCGCACGAACAACACGGGGGTGGGAGATGCCACCGCTGCGCAGCACCGGGCGGTTCCCGGAAGCGGAGCATCCGGAATATGCCGGGCAGTACCGTCTTGAGGCATGCCTCGGCAACGGCGGCATGGGCGTCGTCCACCTGGCCACTTCCGCCTCCGGGTTGCGCCTCGCGGTCAAGGTCATCCATGCCGAACACGCATCGGACCCGGAGTTCAGAGCCCGTTTCCGGCAGGAGGTCGCGGCCGCCCGCAAGGTCAGCGGCGCCTTCACCGCGCCCGTCGTCGACGCCGACCCGGAGGCGGAACGGCCCTGGATGGCCACGCTGTTCATCGAGGGCCCGACGCTCGCCGAGCGGGTGAAGCGGAACGGGCCGCTGGGCTCGGAGGAACTGCGCAAGGCGGGCGCGGGTCTCGCCGAGGCGCTGCGTGACATCCATCGCGTCGGCGTGGTGCACCGCGATCTCAAGCCGAGCAATGTACTGCTCGCTCCCGACGGGCCGAAGGTCATCGACTTCGGCATCTCCCGTCCCGCGGACAGCGATCTGCGTACGGAGACGGGCAAGCTGATCGGTACGCCGCCGTTCATGGCGCCCGAGCAGTTCCAGCGTCCGCGCGAGGTCGGGCCCGCCGCCGATGTGTTCGCGATGGGGGCCGTGCTGGTGCACGCGGCGACCGGGCGCGGGCCCTTCGACTCGGACAGCCCGTACATCGTGGCGTACCAAGTGGTGCACAACGAACCGGACTTGGCGGGTGTGCCGGCGGATCTCGTGCCGCTGTTCCGGCGCTGTCTGGCGAAGGACCCGGCGGAACGGCCGACGCCGTACGAGTTGATGGTCGCGCTGCGCGGGTCCTCGCCCTCCTCGTCGTACGACACCCAGGCCTACATACCGGCGCAGCGCACCCCGGACCCCCGCGAGAGCGCGCCCCTGGTGCCCGCTGCGGGACACCGCCCCCTGACCCGGCGGAAGATCCGCTGGGCGGGCGCGGCGCTGGCGGTGCTGGTCACGGCGGGGATCGTGGTCGTACGTACCGTGGGCGACGGCGACACCGCGGCTCCCGCACCCTCGGTGCCCCGCGCCGAGCAGACCTTCCGCCCCTGGAGCGTGCCCCTGCGCGGCGGGGACGACGAGAACAGGACGCCGGTCTGCGCGTCGGCCGGCTCCGGGCTCTACTGCACGGCGCCCGGCATCAAGGCGACCCGCCTCAACCCCGCCGACGGCAAGACCCTCTGGTCGGCGAAGACGGGCGACAGCGCGGCGCAGACCGACGAGGGCATGACGCCCGTACTCGCCGGCGGGCTGCTGCAGGTGGTCGCACCCGGCGGGGACCGGCTCGAGGCGCTCGACCCGGAGTCCGGCGAGGTCAGCTGGGACGTCGACATCTCCCGGTACTCCACGGTCCGGCCTGCCGGTGACGTGGTGCTGCTGGTGACGGACGGCGGGGTGGTGCGGGCCGTCGACGCCGCTACGGGCAAGGAGCGCTGGACCCGGCAGCGCGGCGGAAGGGGCAGCCAGTGGGTCGCGTCCACGGGCGGCGACGGACCCGCGCTCGCCGTCACACCCTCCGCTGACGGTACGTCGACACTGGTCAGCGCGGTCGACCCGGCCAGTGGCGACCTGCTCTGGGAAAAGCGGGTCAAGGGAACGCTGAGCCCGGCGCGGTCGGTGGGCGGCTTCCTGTATCTGCTCTCCGCCAACACCGACGGCTTCACGGACGCTGTCGTACGACTCGACACCGCGGGCAAGCCGCGCGCGGTACGCCGTATCCCGCTGCCCGCGCCCGTCGACCAGGCGCAGGCGACCGTGGCCGGGGACACCGTCTACCTGAGCGGATCGGGCGGCGCGCTCCTCGCCCTCGGCACCGGCGGGACGAAGCCCGCCCAGCTGTGGCGGCTGGAGACCTCGGTCACCCATCTCTCACGCCCCGCCGCCGACGCCCGCGCGGTGTATGTGACGGCCGGGGACGGGCGGCTGCTGGCCGTGGACGCCGTACGCGGTGTGCTCATCGGCCAGACCAAACCCCGTATGGACGACGGGCGTTACACCTTCGCGTCGGTGCTGCCCGCACCCGTCGTCGCCGGTGACAAGCTCTTCGGCACGGCCCCGGACGGCTCCGTCTTCGCGCTGGACGCCCGGGACCCCACCAAATGGTGAGCCTGCTGCACGACCGGCTGTGCGACCGGGATCAGCCCAGCCGGGACACGTCCCGGACCGCGCCCTTGTCGGCGCTCGTAGCCATCGCCGCGTACGCGCGCAGCGCCGCCGAGACCTTCCGTTCGCGGTCCTTCGGCGCGTAGACACCGCCCAGCGCCTCGCGGCGGGTCGCCAACTCCGCCTCGGGGACGAGGAGTTCCATCGACCGGTTCGGGATGTCGATACGGATGCGGTCGCCGTCCTCGACGAGCGCGATGGTTCCGCCGCTCGCCGCCTCCGGCGAGGCGTGCCCGATCGACAGGCCCGATGTGCCGCCGGAGAAGCGGCCGTCCGTCACCAGCGCGCAGGCCTTGCCGAGCCCGCGGCCCTTCAGGAACGACGTCGGGTAGAGCATCTCCTGCATGCCGGGGCCGCCGCGCGGGCCCTCGTAGCGGATGACGACGACGTCGCCCTCCTTGATCTCCTTGCGGAGGATCTTGTCGACGGCCTCGTCCTGCGACTCGCAGACGACGGCAGGTCCCTCGAAGGTCCAGATCGACTCGTCCACGCCGGCGGTCTTCACGACAGCGCCGTCGACGGCGAGGTTGCCCTTCAGCACGGCGAGTCCGCCGTCCTTGGAGTACGCGTGCTCGACGGAGCGGATGCAGCCGTTCTCGGCGTCGACGTCGAGGGACTCCCAGCGCTCGGACTGGGAGAATGCGGTCGCGGAGCGGACGCAGCCGGGGGCCGCGTGCCACACCTCGACGGCCTCGGCGGACGGGGAACCGCCGCGCACGTCCCAGGTCTTGAGCCAGTCGGCGAGGGACGGGGAGTGGACGGTGTGGACGTCCTCGTTGAGGAGCCCGCCGCGGTAGAGCTCGCCCAGGATCGCCGGGATGCCGCCCGCGCGGTGCACGTCCTCCATGTAGTACGTGCCGCCGGGGGCGACGTTCGGCGCGACCTTGGCGAGACACGGGACGCGGCGCGAGACGGCGTCGATGTCGGTCAGGTCGTAGTCGAGCTCGGCCTCCTGGGCGGCGGCGAGCAGATGCAGGATCGTGTTGGTGGAGCCGCCCATGGCGATGTCGAGCGCCATGGCGTTCTCGAAGGCCTCGCGGGTGGCGATGTTGCGCGGCAGGACGGACTCGTCGCCCTGCTCGTAGTAGCGCTTGGTGATCTCGACGATCGTGCGGCCGGCGTTCTCGTAGAGCGCCTTGCGGGCGGTGTGGGTGGCGAGCACCGAGCCGTTGCCGGGGAGGGCCAGGCCGATGGCCTCGGCGAGGCAGTTCATCGAGTTGGCGGTGAACATGCCGGAACAGGACCCGCAGGTGGGACAGGCGTTCTCCTCGATACGGAGGACGTCCTCGTCCGACACGTTCTCGTCGACCGCGTCCACGATGGCGTTGATCAGGTCGAGCTTGCGGACCGTGCCGTCCACGAGGGTCGCCTGGCCGGCCTCCATCGGGCCGCCGGAGACGAAGATCACCGGGATGTTGAGGCGCAGCGCGGCCATCAGCATGCCGGGGGTGATCTTGTCGCAGTTGGAGATACAGATCAGGGCGTCCGCGCAGTGCGCCTCGACCATGTACTCGACGCTGTCCGCGATCAGGTCGCGGGACGGCAGGGAGTAGAGCATGCCGGCGTGGCCCATCGCGATGCCGTCGTCGACGGCGATCGTGTTGAACTCGCGGGGCACGGCGCCCGCGGCCAGGATCGCGTCGGAGACGATCCGGCCGACCGGGGCGAGATGGGTGTGGCCGGGCACGAACTCGGTGAATGAGTTGGCGACCGCGACGATCGGCTTGCCGATGTCTGCGCCCGCTACGCCCGACGCCCGCATAAGGGCGCGGGCGCCCGCCATATTGCGGCCGTGGGTGACAGTGCGGGACCTCAGCTCGGGCATCGTCGCTCGCTCCTTCAGACGGGTAGGCTCCCGTCGAGCCTACGCCGCGGCTCCAAGATCTGGACAGTCTGTCCGTTATACGGGACGCGAGGCTCACGCTTCGGTCAGCTGCCGCTCAGGCTTCGGTCAGATACCGCTGCAGCGTGGGGGCCACCATCGCGATGATCTCCTCCGGGTCCGCCGAGGCCAGCGGCTCCACCCTGATCACATAGCGCAGAATCGCGATGCCGATCATGTGCGAGGCGGCCAGCTCCGCGCGGAATTTCGGGTCCGGTACGTCGAGATCGCCCGCGATCCGCTCGAGCAGCCGCCGCAGTACGAAGCTGCGCAGTACCTTCGCCGCCGCCTCGTGGGTGAGCGCGGAACGGATGATCGCCAGCAGCGGGGCCCGGGTCGCCGGGTTTTCCCACACCCCGATGAAGTAGCGGGCGAGCCGCTCGCCGATGCCGTCCGCGCCCTGCCCCAGGATCTCCGGGATGACCAGAGTCGGCTCGAAGGAGACCTCGATGGCGGCCGCGAAGACCTCGTCCTTCGTACCGAAGTAGTGGTGGACGAGTGCGGGGTCGACGTCCGCCGCCTTGGCGATGCCGCGGACGGTCGTCTTGTCGTAGCCGCGCTCGGCGAATTCCGTACGGGCCGCTTCCAGGATCCGCTCGCGGGCGCCGGGGCCCTCTCCCGCTCCCGTACGGGCCGGACGGCCGCGCCGCCGCGGAGCCGCAGCGCCGGTCATGAGCCGCGCACCCCGGAAGACGCGGCCGACGCCAGATGCAGCCGGGTGAAGGCGAGCGCCTCGGCGAGGTCGGCCTCGCGTTCGGCGGCGGACATCGCGCGCCGGGTGTTGACCTCGATGACGACATGGCCGTCGAAGCCGGTACGGGCCAGGCGCTCGAGCAGCTCGGCGCACGGCTGGTTGCCGCGCCCCGGGACCAGGTGCTCGTCCTTCGCGGACCCCTTGCCGTCGGCGAGGTGCACATGGCCGAGCCGGTCGCCCATCCGGTCGATCATGGCCATCGTGTCGGTACGGGACGTCGCGGTGTGCGAGAGGTCGACCGTGAAATGCCGGTAGTCCTCTTTGGTGACGTCCCAGTCGGGGGCGTACGCGAGCATCTCGCGGTCCCGGTAGCGCCACGGGTACATGTTCTCGACGGCGAACCGGACATCCGTCTCGTGCGCCATCCGCCATATCCCGGTGACGAAGTCCCGGGCGTACTGCCGCTGCCAGCGGAACGGCGGATGCACGACGACCGTCGAGGCGCCCAGCTTCTCGGCCGCCGCCTGCGCCCGCTGGAGCTTCACCCAGGGGTCGGTGGACCAGACCCGCTGGGTGATCAGCAGACAGGGCGCGTGCACGGCGTGGATCGGCACCTGGTGGTAGTCGGACAGACGGCGCAGGGCCTCGATGTCCTGGCTGACGGGATCGGTCCAGACCATGACCTCGACGCCGTCGTAGCCCAGGCGCGCGGCAATTTCGAAGGCCGTCGCCGTCGACTCCGGATAGACGGAAGCCGTTGACAGGACAACCTTCGCATCCGGGATACGCACCACTGGTTCTGCCACGGGAGACAGGGTACGGGCCGCCGCTAGGAGGCCGGGAGATGGTCCAGGCGCCGCAGAATGACGCCCTCGCGCAGCGCCCAGGGACAGATTTCGAGCACCGGAGCCCCGAACAGATCCATCGCACCCTCCGCGACCAGCGCTCCTGCCAGCAGCTGACGGGCTCGGCCCTCGGAGACGCCGGGGAGGGTGCCGCGCTGCTCGACCGTCATGGCGGCGAGCTTCGGCATCCACTCCTCCAGTGACTTACGACTCAGTTCACGCTGCACGTAAAGGCCATCGGCGGAGCGCGCGGCACCCGCGATACGGGCCAGCTGCCTGAAGGTTTTGGACGTCGCCACTATGTGGTCCGGCTTCCCGAACCGGCTGAACTCGCCGACCGAACGGGCGATCTCGGCCCGGATACGGCGGCGCAGCGCCTTCACGTCCTTCGGGTCGGGCGGGTCGCCGGGCAGCAGGGCCGTCAGCCGGCCCGCGCCGAGCGGCAGCGACACCGCCACGTACGGGTCCTCGTCGATCCCGTACGCGATCTCCAGCGAGCCGCCGCCGATGTCCAGGACCAGTAGCTTCCCGGCCGACCATCCGAACCAGCGGCGGGCCGCGAGGAAGGTCAGCCGGGCCTCCTCCTCGCCGGTCAGGACCTGCAGGTCGACCCCGGTCTCGGCCTTGACCCGGGCCAGCACCCCGTCGGCGTTGCTGGCCTCCCGCACCGCGGAGGTCGCGAAGGGCAGCACCTGCTCGCAGCCCTGGTCCTCGGCGGCCTGCACCGCGTCGCCGACCACCTCGATCAGCCGGGCGACGCCGTCGGGTCCGATCGCCCCGTCCCCGTCGAGGAGTTCGGCGAGTCGCA
It includes:
- a CDS encoding TetR family transcriptional regulator yields the protein MTGAAAPRRRGRPARTGAGEGPGARERILEAARTEFAERGYDKTTVRGIAKAADVDPALVHHYFGTKDEVFAAAIEVSFEPTLVIPEILGQGADGIGERLARYFIGVWENPATRAPLLAIIRSALTHEAAAKVLRSFVLRRLLERIAGDLDVPDPKFRAELAASHMIGIAILRYVIRVEPLASADPEEIIAMVAPTLQRYLTEA
- a CDS encoding Ppx/GppA phosphatase family protein; this translates as MRLGVLDVGSNTVHLLVVDAHPGARPLPAHSHKAELRLAELLDGDGAIGPDGVARLIEVVGDAVQAAEDQGCEQVLPFATSAVREASNADGVLARVKAETGVDLQVLTGEEEARLTFLAARRWFGWSAGKLLVLDIGGGSLEIAYGIDEDPYVAVSLPLGAGRLTALLPGDPPDPKDVKALRRRIRAEIARSVGEFSRFGKPDHIVATSKTFRQLARIAGAARSADGLYVQRELSRKSLEEWMPKLAAMTVEQRGTLPGVSEGRARQLLAGALVAEGAMDLFGAPVLEICPWALREGVILRRLDHLPAS
- the ilvD gene encoding dihydroxy-acid dehydratase encodes the protein MPELRSRTVTHGRNMAGARALMRASGVAGADIGKPIVAVANSFTEFVPGHTHLAPVGRIVSDAILAAGAVPREFNTIAVDDGIAMGHAGMLYSLPSRDLIADSVEYMVEAHCADALICISNCDKITPGMLMAALRLNIPVIFVSGGPMEAGQATLVDGTVRKLDLINAIVDAVDENVSDEDVLRIEENACPTCGSCSGMFTANSMNCLAEAIGLALPGNGSVLATHTARKALYENAGRTIVEITKRYYEQGDESVLPRNIATREAFENAMALDIAMGGSTNTILHLLAAAQEAELDYDLTDIDAVSRRVPCLAKVAPNVAPGGTYYMEDVHRAGGIPAILGELYRGGLLNEDVHTVHSPSLADWLKTWDVRGGSPSAEAVEVWHAAPGCVRSATAFSQSERWESLDVDAENGCIRSVEHAYSKDGGLAVLKGNLAVDGAVVKTAGVDESIWTFEGPAVVCESQDEAVDKILRKEIKEGDVVVIRYEGPRGGPGMQEMLYPTSFLKGRGLGKACALVTDGRFSGGTSGLSIGHASPEAASGGTIALVEDGDRIRIDIPNRSMELLVPEAELATRREALGGVYAPKDRERKVSAALRAYAAMATSADKGAVRDVSRLG
- a CDS encoding PQQ-binding-like beta-propeller repeat protein — translated: MPPLRSTGRFPEAEHPEYAGQYRLEACLGNGGMGVVHLATSASGLRLAVKVIHAEHASDPEFRARFRQEVAAARKVSGAFTAPVVDADPEAERPWMATLFIEGPTLAERVKRNGPLGSEELRKAGAGLAEALRDIHRVGVVHRDLKPSNVLLAPDGPKVIDFGISRPADSDLRTETGKLIGTPPFMAPEQFQRPREVGPAADVFAMGAVLVHAATGRGPFDSDSPYIVAYQVVHNEPDLAGVPADLVPLFRRCLAKDPAERPTPYELMVALRGSSPSSSYDTQAYIPAQRTPDPRESAPLVPAAGHRPLTRRKIRWAGAALAVLVTAGIVVVRTVGDGDTAAPAPSVPRAEQTFRPWSVPLRGGDDENRTPVCASAGSGLYCTAPGIKATRLNPADGKTLWSAKTGDSAAQTDEGMTPVLAGGLLQVVAPGGDRLEALDPESGEVSWDVDISRYSTVRPAGDVVLLVTDGGVVRAVDAATGKERWTRQRGGRGSQWVASTGGDGPALAVTPSADGTSTLVSAVDPASGDLLWEKRVKGTLSPARSVGGFLYLLSANTDGFTDAVVRLDTAGKPRAVRRIPLPAPVDQAQATVAGDTVYLSGSGGALLALGTGGTKPAQLWRLETSVTHLSRPAADARAVYVTAGDGRLLAVDAVRGVLIGQTKPRMDDGRYTFASVLPAPVVAGDKLFGTAPDGSVFALDARDPTKW
- a CDS encoding sugar phosphate isomerase/epimerase, producing the protein MAEPVVRIPDAKVVLSTASVYPESTATAFEIAARLGYDGVEVMVWTDPVSQDIEALRRLSDYHQVPIHAVHAPCLLITQRVWSTDPWVKLQRAQAAAEKLGASTVVVHPPFRWQRQYARDFVTGIWRMAHETDVRFAVENMYPWRYRDREMLAYAPDWDVTKEDYRHFTVDLSHTATSRTDTMAMIDRMGDRLGHVHLADGKGSAKDEHLVPGRGNQPCAELLERLARTGFDGHVVIEVNTRRAMSAAEREADLAEALAFTRLHLASAASSGVRGS